The Mucilaginibacter mallensis genome has a segment encoding these proteins:
- a CDS encoding TonB-dependent receptor: MKILLQKKNYLILFFLLTGFYFSASAQIVKGNVTDAKTAETLVGATVHIENNSFKENTTVKLDGVYTFKNVPAGVYKLHISFVGYKTTQDYTVEVTKEKTAVLNIAMADNATALTEVSITEHASRGSEKSARNDEKNSNNTINAVSAQAIAISPDVLVSNVLARVSGISVDRNSTGDAQHVIIRGMDKQYNTTLINGIKIPSPDNKNRYIPLDIFPAGLVDRIDIYKTLTPDMEGDATGGVVNLVMKTAPDKLKIDGEFGTGYSQIFFDRPFASFDRSTVNSKAPGEINPGGIATPADFPYQNLLTKTANPAPNLNASLTIGNRYLNNKLGVLFSGSYQNLYQGQNSFAVLQTNTVGPPVAGSNQNQETAFQSSYNRQYSTQLQRLGTIASIDYKIDSNNVINLFATYLALNQYRVRQTQDDTYGGYTYQGYRGTFSVDNLTETRSDLQNIANITLSGKHKISDPFSFEWTIAGSEAQHKLPDDAEFDTQYGTSPTSTTSQATGNPAEPNVSVADGITNGPTLVQNESRIWMHNTDKDISAYLNLHYKVKIFGREAIFSAGGMIRHKTRDNFVDSYNLPNTIVNGVPETYTTIPNAKFIFIGADTVNAKGSSATDPGVYTFTENVQGVYGMVKYYISDKLDVIAGLRAEHTYQYYISNLPVTFPGKTATITYTDYLPSINVKYKLTDEDNQALRAAYFKSILRPAFADLIPASDPTADENYSHMGSPYLQHTVINNFDLRYEFFPAVFDEFMLGGFYKQLINPIETVLQQSQGGASLYYVPNNFGNAQNYGLELEAKKFFGNIGGEINYTYTNSKITTLKSVSLDGQITHVDQTRPLQGQAANIGNASLLYKDLKLGLDGQLSLSYIGERIQAVSNYYGLDTWERPTTYLDASAQKKIGHHFIVYAKVNNLLNTPYELIIKQNNTYNYTGIAKYPHQESASYTTVEYDQFYARYNLGVKYNF, translated from the coding sequence ATGAAAATACTTCTACAAAAAAAAAATTATCTAATATTATTCTTTTTACTCACCGGCTTTTACTTTTCGGCATCCGCGCAGATTGTTAAAGGGAACGTTACCGACGCAAAAACTGCGGAAACGCTTGTTGGCGCTACTGTTCATATCGAAAATAACAGTTTCAAAGAGAATACTACAGTTAAACTGGATGGAGTTTATACATTTAAAAATGTACCCGCCGGTGTCTACAAACTGCATATAAGCTTTGTAGGCTACAAAACAACCCAGGACTATACGGTTGAGGTAACCAAAGAAAAAACTGCCGTATTAAACATTGCCATGGCTGATAATGCCACCGCCCTAACTGAAGTATCTATTACTGAACATGCAAGCAGGGGAAGCGAAAAATCAGCCAGGAATGATGAAAAGAATTCCAACAATACCATCAACGCAGTTTCAGCACAGGCAATTGCCATATCTCCGGATGTACTGGTATCAAACGTGCTTGCCCGCGTATCAGGTATATCTGTAGACAGGAACAGTACCGGTGATGCGCAACACGTTATTATCCGCGGTATGGATAAACAATACAATACCACCTTAATAAACGGGATTAAGATCCCAAGCCCTGACAACAAAAACAGGTATATACCACTGGATATTTTCCCGGCCGGATTGGTTGACAGGATTGATATTTACAAAACACTTACGCCGGATATGGAAGGCGATGCTACCGGTGGTGTTGTAAACCTGGTAATGAAAACCGCTCCCGACAAATTAAAGATAGATGGTGAGTTTGGTACGGGTTACAGCCAGATATTTTTTGACCGCCCCTTTGCAAGTTTTGACCGCAGCACGGTAAACAGCAAAGCGCCAGGCGAAATAAACCCCGGAGGAATTGCAACACCAGCTGACTTCCCTTATCAAAACCTGTTAACTAAAACAGCAAACCCTGCTCCAAACTTAAATGCGAGCTTAACTATAGGTAACCGTTATTTGAACAATAAGCTGGGCGTGCTTTTCTCAGGAAGTTATCAAAACCTATATCAGGGCCAAAACAGCTTTGCAGTATTGCAAACAAATACAGTAGGGCCGCCGGTAGCAGGTAGTAATCAAAACCAGGAAACTGCTTTTCAAAGTTCTTATAATCGCCAGTATTCAACCCAACTTCAACGCTTGGGAACTATAGCTTCTATCGATTATAAAATTGACTCGAATAACGTCATTAATTTATTTGCCACTTACCTGGCATTAAACCAGTACAGGGTTCGTCAAACCCAGGATGATACTTATGGCGGCTACACCTACCAGGGCTATCGCGGTACTTTTTCTGTTGATAATTTAACCGAAACCAGGTCTGATCTTCAAAATATCGCTAATATAACTCTTAGTGGCAAGCATAAAATAAGTGATCCATTTTCATTTGAATGGACTATTGCCGGCTCAGAGGCCCAACATAAACTACCCGATGATGCAGAGTTTGATACCCAATATGGCACAAGCCCAACATCAACAACAAGCCAGGCTACCGGCAACCCGGCGGAACCCAATGTATCAGTTGCTGATGGCATAACCAACGGCCCTACACTAGTACAAAACGAATCGCGGATATGGATGCATAATACAGATAAGGATATTTCAGCTTATTTAAACCTGCATTATAAAGTCAAGATATTTGGCCGCGAGGCGATATTTTCTGCCGGTGGCATGATAAGGCACAAAACACGTGACAATTTTGTAGATAGCTACAATTTGCCTAATACAATAGTTAACGGTGTGCCTGAAACTTATACCACTATCCCTAACGCTAAATTCATTTTTATAGGTGCCGATACTGTAAATGCAAAAGGATCATCAGCCACAGATCCGGGAGTTTACACTTTTACAGAAAATGTACAAGGGGTTTACGGTATGGTAAAATATTATATCAGTGATAAACTGGATGTAATAGCCGGCTTAAGAGCTGAGCATACTTATCAATATTATATCTCTAATCTACCGGTAACCTTCCCGGGTAAAACAGCAACTATTACTTATACTGATTATTTGCCAAGCATTAATGTTAAATATAAGCTTACGGATGAAGATAATCAGGCATTAAGAGCAGCCTATTTTAAATCCATACTTCGCCCAGCCTTTGCTGATCTTATCCCCGCTTCGGACCCTACTGCGGATGAGAATTATTCTCATATGGGTAGCCCCTATCTGCAACATACCGTGATTAACAACTTTGATTTAAGGTACGAGTTTTTCCCGGCTGTTTTTGATGAATTTATGTTGGGTGGCTTTTACAAACAGTTAATCAACCCTATTGAAACTGTGCTTCAGCAGTCACAGGGCGGTGCAAGCTTATATTATGTACCAAACAATTTTGGCAATGCTCAGAATTATGGTCTGGAGTTGGAAGCCAAAAAATTCTTTGGCAATATAGGAGGCGAAATTAATTATACTTATACCAACTCTAAAATTACCACATTAAAAAGCGTTTCACTGGATGGCCAAATTACTCATGTTGATCAAACCAGGCCATTACAAGGGCAGGCAGCCAACATAGGCAATGCTTCGTTACTGTATAAGGACCTGAAACTTGGTTTAGATGGGCAGTTATCCTTATCCTATATTGGTGAGCGTATACAGGCTGTATCAAACTATTACGGACTTGATACCTGGGAAAGGCCAACAACCTATCTTGATGCTTCTGCACAAAAGAAGATCGGCCATCACTTCATCGTATACGCTAAGGTCAATAACCTTTTGAACACACCTTACGAGTTGATCATTAAACAAAATAACACCTATAACTATACAGGCATAGCCAAATACCCGCACCAGGAAAGCGCTTCATACACTACTGTTGAGTATGATCAGTTTTACGCACGCTACAACCTGGGTGTTAAGTACAATTTTTAA
- a CDS encoding exonuclease/endonuclease/phosphatase family protein, with protein MKATLLTVLTAGIFLFASCSKSTATKPVTKTDTTTTVTPPPVTTKPGPPLANTVDKTDTLNVMAYNVLSYGDDCQGTTTALNGYFRTIIQYAQPDLMSCEKMNAFVPTSALPTNLADNITDSVLNTVFPGRYAYATPTDASGGSNMSVLFYNKQKLTYVKTESLYLYATDFDLYKLYYNDPNLAITHDTTYLYVVVNHTQSGTSSTIRDMQVSHYMATLRAKFAYFPNLINMGDFNTANSYEAGYQNIITSTDSTKRMSDPPFYPDQTVKYPAEWEDNAGSYASELTTTTRALTTVPNSCGTGGGAKSWYDHIFISPWLVKGTNYVTYVPNSYKTIGNDGHRIGVDITSPTPQVNTSAPAAVINALFQFSNKYPVTIKLLVKANRNAYSIADPVEKN; from the coding sequence ATGAAAGCAACATTATTAACCGTTTTAACAGCCGGGATATTTCTATTCGCATCCTGCTCAAAATCAACGGCAACTAAGCCGGTTACCAAAACCGATACCACTACTACGGTAACACCTCCCCCGGTAACAACAAAGCCCGGGCCGCCGCTGGCAAATACTGTTGATAAAACCGACACCTTAAATGTTATGGCTTACAATGTATTAAGCTATGGCGATGATTGCCAGGGTACCACAACAGCATTAAACGGTTATTTCAGAACAATTATTCAATACGCACAGCCCGATTTGATGAGTTGCGAAAAGATGAATGCTTTTGTCCCTACATCGGCCTTGCCGACTAACCTTGCTGATAATATTACCGACAGCGTACTAAATACGGTGTTTCCCGGCCGTTATGCTTATGCAACCCCTACCGATGCAAGCGGCGGCAGTAACATGTCTGTACTGTTTTATAACAAACAGAAACTAACTTATGTAAAAACAGAGAGCCTGTATTTATATGCCACTGATTTTGATCTTTACAAATTATACTATAACGACCCTAACTTAGCTATTACACACGATACCACTTATTTGTACGTAGTAGTAAACCATACCCAGTCAGGTACATCAAGCACTATACGCGATATGCAGGTATCGCACTATATGGCTACTTTACGCGCTAAGTTTGCCTATTTCCCTAATCTCATTAACATGGGCGATTTTAACACCGCCAATAGTTATGAGGCCGGGTATCAAAATATCATTACCTCAACTGATTCCACAAAACGCATGAGCGACCCTCCTTTCTATCCCGACCAAACGGTTAAATACCCGGCAGAGTGGGAAGATAATGCAGGATCTTATGCCTCAGAATTGACAACAACAACCAGGGCACTTACAACTGTACCAAACTCATGCGGTACAGGCGGTGGGGCAAAATCCTGGTACGACCATATTTTTATTTCGCCATGGCTGGTTAAAGGCACAAATTACGTGACTTATGTACCTAACTCCTACAAAACCATTGGTAATGACGGGCACCGCATTGGTGTTGATATTACCAGCCCAACGCCACAGGTAAATACATCAGCACCAGCCGCGGTTATTAACGCGCTGTTTCAATTTTCAAACAAATATCCTGTTACTATTAAGTTGCTGGTTAAGGCAAACAGAAATGCGTATAGTATTGCCGACCCGGTTGAAAAAAATTAA
- a CDS encoding metallophosphoesterase family protein, whose product MSHTCKKLFKAIFIAAVLLNGPELAHAQVVQMIFTSDAHYGITRAKFRGDTAVSGHTVNAAMVKQMNTLPSLTLPADGGVNAGNVTGGIDYVIEGGDIANRMEAPIQSAAASWDQFKTDYMGSLHVTGHNGKPAQLLMVPGNHDISNAIGFPTPLEPLTDPTSMVGIYNLMLKPQTPMTNEAYDFTKDKINYSHNIDGIHFMFITLWADSAERIWMQKDLDTVAANTPVIIFTHDQPTCESKHFTNPLPPYNMTAENKFQNLVAEHYKEGNIASKDDGATNIEQRGFVKFIKAHPNIKAYFHGNSNWNQFYAYKGPDNDISLNTFRVDSPMKGAYSAKDETLQSFQLISLNAKKQILTVRECLWNTNPTDPAQKIVFGKSATVSLKVN is encoded by the coding sequence ATGAGTCATACTTGTAAAAAGCTTTTTAAAGCCATCTTTATTGCCGCTGTTTTGTTAAACGGCCCTGAATTGGCGCATGCCCAGGTTGTGCAAATGATCTTTACTTCGGATGCGCATTATGGCATAACCCGTGCAAAATTCAGGGGCGATACTGCCGTTAGCGGTCATACCGTAAATGCTGCAATGGTGAAGCAAATGAATACACTACCCTCACTCACCCTCCCTGCCGATGGCGGGGTTAATGCCGGTAATGTAACAGGCGGAATAGATTATGTAATTGAAGGCGGCGATATTGCCAACCGTATGGAGGCACCTATACAAAGCGCGGCAGCATCATGGGATCAATTTAAAACGGATTACATGGGCAGCCTGCATGTAACCGGGCACAATGGCAAACCTGCCCAATTATTGATGGTACCAGGCAATCATGATATTTCAAACGCTATTGGTTTTCCCACACCTTTGGAGCCCTTAACCGATCCAACATCAATGGTTGGCATTTATAACCTGATGCTTAAGCCGCAAACACCTATGACCAATGAGGCTTATGATTTCACGAAGGATAAGATCAATTACTCGCACAATATAGATGGCATACACTTTATGTTCATCACCCTATGGGCCGATTCAGCCGAGCGGATATGGATGCAGAAGGACCTGGATACCGTTGCCGCCAATACCCCGGTAATTATTTTTACCCATGATCAGCCTACCTGCGAATCAAAACACTTCACTAATCCCCTGCCGCCATATAACATGACGGCCGAAAATAAATTCCAGAACCTGGTTGCCGAGCATTACAAAGAAGGGAATATAGCATCAAAGGATGATGGAGCTACCAATATTGAACAGCGCGGCTTTGTGAAATTTATAAAGGCCCATCCAAACATTAAAGCATATTTCCACGGCAATAGCAACTGGAACCAGTTTTATGCTTATAAAGGCCCGGATAACGACATAAGCCTGAATACTTTCAGGGTTGATTCACCTATGAAAGGCGCTTACTCAGCCAAGGACGAAACATTGCAATCATTCCAGTTAATATCGCTGAATGCTAAAAAACAGATCCTGACCGTAAGGGAGTGTTTGTGGAATACAAACCCAACAGATCCGGCACAGAAAATAGTTTTTGGCAAAAGCGCTACTGTATCGCTAAAGGTTAATTAG
- a CDS encoding outer membrane beta-barrel family protein: MRNIALSFLLIVLSINVWAQNNTAKGKISGKVIDASNNTPVDYATVSLFKDGSANPFNGMSTDPKGNFTLNHLADGNYKLTIDFIGYQKKVIDHIIISGSNTIALGEVKLVPVQTQLQAVVITAKAPIVENKIDKMVYNAANDVTAQGGVALDVLKKVPQVSVDIDGNVELQGNSNIRFLINGKPSSIFGASLADALQSIPASQIKSIEVITSPGAKYDASGTGGIINIILKESNVQGINGSVNLSAGTRLENGSFNLNAKKGNFGVNAYFSGNEQLNSTTKTTTNRTSVDSANNVSRLIQSGSSAFKRSGYQSGISFDWSISKKDELTGSFGFNHFGNHGEGPTSQLQETTDASGATTLYLPSLRNSSSRFSANSSDVSLSYKKTFDKKDEELDVLYTSSFGNNSNNFSQVQTYQSGGYSASGQSGTNPGTDRETDISVDYTNPFSKKFTLETGAKAVIEGISNSVVTDTLLNDGEYVNNPNQTYSFNYHRDIFAYYLSGTFSLFNDFIDGHAGLRYEYTTTTADFPGTSIPDYGTLAPSFTIQHKLNGTESIKFSYSYRIERPDYGGLNPFYNISDPHNISTGNPNLKPEIGHNFELGYNKSFEQGTNVYVAAFYRYNTNDIQSFTTYYPTLAINGTDYSDVSLTQRYNIGSEKNEGVNLYVSVPVTGKFSLRSNMFVADRISNNPGSPQVSGVIYRVNLNASYDFGHNFIAEVFGNYRSSQRTIQGTNPGFGFYNLAVRKQFLNKNASIGLTAANPFNKYVSQTATTTGANFNQISTREIPLQSFGISLNYKFGKLEFKKDKEKDSNQDVPPEAN, translated from the coding sequence ATGCGCAACATTGCTCTCTCATTCCTTTTAATTGTACTTTCTATAAACGTATGGGCTCAAAATAATACTGCTAAAGGTAAAATTAGCGGTAAAGTTATTGATGCCAGTAATAATACCCCTGTTGATTACGCTACTGTTAGCCTTTTTAAAGATGGCAGTGCAAATCCGTTTAATGGTATGAGTACCGACCCCAAAGGAAATTTTACTTTAAATCACCTGGCTGATGGTAACTATAAACTAACTATTGACTTTATAGGTTACCAGAAAAAGGTTATTGATCATATTATTATCAGCGGCTCAAATACTATTGCATTGGGCGAGGTAAAACTGGTGCCGGTACAAACCCAGTTACAGGCTGTTGTGATTACCGCTAAGGCCCCAATAGTTGAAAATAAGATTGATAAAATGGTTTACAACGCTGCAAATGATGTAACCGCGCAGGGTGGTGTAGCGCTTGATGTGCTGAAGAAAGTTCCGCAGGTTAGTGTTGATATTGATGGTAATGTGGAGCTGCAGGGTAACTCAAACATCAGGTTTTTAATAAACGGAAAGCCATCCAGTATTTTCGGGGCGAGTTTGGCCGATGCGCTGCAATCTATTCCTGCCAGCCAGATCAAGAGCATTGAGGTAATAACAAGCCCCGGTGCAAAATATGATGCATCAGGAACAGGCGGTATCATTAATATTATTTTAAAGGAAAGCAATGTACAGGGGATAAACGGTAGTGTAAACCTTTCGGCAGGTACACGTTTGGAGAATGGCTCATTTAATTTAAACGCCAAAAAAGGCAACTTCGGCGTAAACGCCTATTTCAGCGGTAATGAGCAGCTTAACTCCACTACCAAAACCACCACTAACCGTACCTCGGTTGATAGCGCGAATAATGTAAGCCGCCTTATCCAAAGTGGCAGCAGCGCGTTTAAAAGGAGTGGTTACCAATCAGGGATTAGTTTTGATTGGAGCATCAGCAAAAAAGATGAGTTAACCGGTTCATTTGGCTTTAATCATTTTGGTAATCATGGTGAGGGCCCAACCAGCCAGTTGCAGGAAACTACTGATGCAAGTGGGGCTACAACGTTATATCTGCCCAGCCTGCGTAATTCAAGCAGCCGTTTCAGCGCCAATTCATCAGATGTTAGCCTGAGCTATAAAAAGACATTTGATAAAAAAGATGAGGAACTGGATGTATTGTATACATCAAGCTTTGGAAATAACAGTAATAATTTTTCGCAGGTGCAGACTTATCAGTCAGGGGGCTATTCTGCATCGGGACAGTCGGGCACAAACCCTGGAACGGACAGGGAAACCGATATATCAGTAGATTATACCAATCCGTTCAGCAAAAAGTTCACACTGGAAACCGGTGCCAAGGCAGTTATAGAAGGCATCAGCAACAGCGTTGTTACCGATACCCTTTTAAATGATGGTGAGTATGTAAACAATCCCAATCAAACTTATAGCTTTAATTATCATCGCGATATATTTGCCTATTATTTATCGGGCACGTTTTCATTATTCAATGATTTTATAGACGGCCATGCAGGGCTGCGTTATGAGTATACAACAACTACTGCTGATTTCCCGGGGACAAGCATCCCCGACTATGGCACTTTAGCGCCATCGTTTACCATACAGCATAAGCTTAATGGAACGGAGTCGATAAAATTTAGCTATAGCTACCGTATTGAGCGCCCTGATTATGGCGGTCTGAACCCTTTTTATAATATCAGCGATCCGCACAATATCAGCACCGGTAACCCCAATCTAAAACCGGAAATAGGCCATAATTTTGAATTAGGCTATAATAAATCATTTGAGCAGGGGACTAATGTTTATGTAGCAGCATTCTATAGGTATAATACCAATGATATCCAATCATTCACTACTTATTACCCTACATTAGCTATTAATGGTACGGACTACAGCGATGTTTCACTTACCCAACGATACAATATCGGGTCCGAAAAAAATGAAGGTGTTAACTTATATGTTTCAGTACCCGTTACAGGAAAATTCAGCCTGCGCTCAAACATGTTTGTTGCCGACAGGATATCAAATAACCCCGGCAGCCCGCAGGTAAGCGGGGTTATATACAGGGTTAACCTGAATGCTTCTTATGATTTTGGGCATAACTTTATTGCTGAAGTTTTTGGTAATTACCGATCATCACAAAGAACCATACAGGGCACTAATCCGGGTTTCGGGTTTTATAACCTGGCGGTACGTAAACAGTTCCTTAACAAAAATGCCAGTATAGGTTTAACTGCGGCCAATCCGTTTAACAAGTATGTGAGCCAAACAGCTACTACTACAGGTGCCAACTTTAACCAGATATCAACCCGCGAGATCCCTTTACAATCGTTTGGTATAAGCCTGAATTACAAATTTGGCAAGCTCGAATTTAAAAAGGATAAAGAGAAAGACAGCAACCAGGATGTACCGCCAGAGGCTAATTAA
- a CDS encoding response regulator transcription factor, translating into MKILIIEDEQGLRESIEEYFTEAGNICETAADYATALTKVNVYRYDCILLDITLPGGNGIDLLKIIKEHNYTDGILIISAKNSLDDRLEGLDLGADDYLVKPFHLSELKARVTAIIRRKSYNGSNILTFNEITIDLLGKEVKVGKQSIKFTRKEFALLLYFIANKGKVVSKNAIAEHLWGDGVDMADNFDFIYSHIKNIRKKLVEAGSRDYIQAAYGMGYKFTES; encoded by the coding sequence TTGAAGATATTAATCATTGAAGATGAGCAAGGTTTGCGTGAAAGTATTGAGGAGTACTTTACCGAGGCCGGCAATATTTGCGAAACCGCTGCCGATTACGCAACAGCTTTAACAAAAGTAAACGTGTACCGTTATGATTGCATTTTGCTGGATATAACCTTACCCGGCGGCAATGGTATTGACCTCCTCAAGATCATTAAAGAACATAATTACACCGACGGTATACTTATTATTTCAGCCAAAAACTCCCTCGATGATCGCCTGGAGGGTTTAGACCTTGGCGCCGATGATTACCTGGTAAAGCCTTTTCACCTATCGGAGTTAAAGGCAAGGGTAACCGCCATTATTCGCCGCAAATCATATAACGGCAGCAACATCCTCACTTTTAATGAAATTACCATTGATCTGTTGGGCAAAGAGGTAAAAGTAGGCAAACAAAGCATTAAATTTACCCGTAAAGAATTCGCGCTTTTGCTTTATTTTATAGCTAACAAAGGCAAGGTGGTTTCAAAAAATGCCATTGCCGAACATTTATGGGGCGATGGTGTGGATATGGCCGATAATTTTGATTTCATTTATTCGCATATAAAAAACATCCGGAAAAAATTGGTTGAAGCGGGTTCAAGGGATTATATACAGGCAGCTTATGGCATGGGCTATAAGTTTACGGAATCATGA